One region of Carassius carassius chromosome 41, fCarCar2.1, whole genome shotgun sequence genomic DNA includes:
- the zgc:162962 gene encoding gastrula zinc finger protein XlCGF8.2DB isoform X1, with protein MEMFKEEIDMCDPEPSRMNHGDTEEQTDLTEAKEEHLELNEEENNFSQRPEAKTPFACPQCEKRFTQKGSLISHLRIHTGERPYTCSHCGRSFTRKYSLNVHLRVHTGERPYACTQCAKTFTQKEHLNNHIRIHAREKPFVCQQCGSGFTRNDSLKNHSRIHTGIKPFICPQCGRSFNWAHNFSSHLRSHAEVKTCDRCGEKCPSASALRYHLQTHANEGPHLCSSCGKSFGRLDSFKVHQKLHSGVRPHVCSDCGRTFNKATNLKEHQKIHSGERPYMCLLCDKSYSQSGSLKAHERVHTGERPHRCAQCGKSFFKSSHLLAHTEIHRPKASQ; from the exons atggaGATGTTTAAAGAGGAGATTGATATGTGTGATCCAGAACCATCCAGAATGAATCATggagatactgaggaacaaacag ACCTGACGGAAGCGAAGGAGGAACATTTAGAACTGAACGAAGAGGAAAATAATTTCTCCCAAAGACCGGAAGCCAAAACCCCCTTCGCCTGCCCTCAATGTGAAAAGAGGTTCACACAGAAAGGAAGTCTCATTAGTCACCTCAGAATTCACACCGGAGAGCGTCCCTACACGTGTTCGCACTGCGGCAGGAGCTTCACCCGTAAATACAGCCTGAATGTGCACTTGAGAGTCCATACTGGAGAGAGACCATACGCTTGCACTCAATGTGCAAAGACTTTCACGCAAAAGGAACACCTGAATAATCACATAAGAATTCACGCTCGAGAGAAACCCTTCGTGTGTCAGCAATGTGGAAGTGGTTTCACACGTAACGACAGCTTGAAGAACCACTCCAGGATCCACACTGGCATAAAGCCCTTTATTTGCCCTCAGTGTGGAAGGAGTTTTAACTGGGCTCACAATTTCAGCAGCCACCTGCGCTCTCATGCTGAAGTGAAGACTTGTGATCGGTGTGGCGAGAAATGTCCATCTGCGTCCGCTTTAAGATATCACCTCCAAACTCATGCAAACGAAGGGCCTCACTTGTGTTCTTCATGCGGAAAGAGTTTTGGACGGCTGGACTCTTTTAAAGTGCACCAGAAGTTGCATAGCGGCGTGAGACCTCACGTGTGCTCAGACTGCGGAAGGACGTTTAATAAAGCCACCAACTTGAAAGAGCACCAGAAgattcattctggagaaagaCCGTACATGTGTTTGCTCTGTGATAAGAGTTACAGCCAGTCAGGATCCCTGAAGGCACACGAGCGGGTTCATACTGGAGAACGACCGCATCGCTGCGctcagtgtgggaagagtttcttCAAATCAAGTCATCTGTTGGCACATACAGAAATACACCGTCCAAAGGCTTCACAGTGA
- the zgc:162962 gene encoding gastrula zinc finger protein XlCGF8.2DB isoform X2, producing the protein MNHEDTEEQTDLTEAKEEHLELNEEENNFSQRPEAKTPFACPQCEKRFTQKGSLISHLRIHTGERPYTCSHCGRSFTRKYSLNVHLRVHTGERPYACTQCAKTFTQKEHLNNHIRIHAREKPFVCQQCGSGFTRNDSLKNHSRIHTGIKPFICPQCGRSFNWAHNFSSHLRSHAEVKTCDRCGEKCPSASALRYHLQTHANEGPHLCSSCGKSFGRLDSFKVHQKLHSGVRPHVCSDCGRTFNKATNLKEHQKIHSGERPYMCLLCDKSYSQSGSLKAHERVHTGERPHRCAQCGKSFFKSSHLLAHTEIHRPKASQ; encoded by the exons ATGAAtcatgaagatactgaggaacaaacag ACCTGACGGAAGCGAAGGAGGAACATTTAGAACTGAACGAAGAGGAAAATAATTTCTCCCAAAGACCGGAAGCCAAAACCCCCTTCGCCTGCCCTCAATGTGAAAAGAGGTTCACACAGAAAGGAAGTCTCATTAGTCACCTCAGAATTCACACCGGAGAGCGTCCCTACACGTGTTCGCACTGCGGCAGGAGCTTCACCCGTAAATACAGCCTGAATGTGCACTTGAGAGTCCATACTGGAGAGAGACCATACGCTTGCACTCAATGTGCAAAGACTTTCACGCAAAAGGAACACCTGAATAATCACATAAGAATTCACGCTCGAGAGAAACCCTTCGTGTGTCAGCAATGTGGAAGTGGTTTCACACGTAACGACAGCTTGAAGAACCACTCCAGGATCCACACTGGCATAAAGCCCTTTATTTGCCCTCAGTGTGGAAGGAGTTTTAACTGGGCTCACAATTTCAGCAGCCACCTGCGCTCTCATGCTGAAGTGAAGACTTGTGATCGGTGTGGCGAGAAATGTCCATCTGCGTCCGCTTTAAGATATCACCTCCAAACTCATGCAAACGAAGGGCCTCACTTGTGTTCTTCATGCGGAAAGAGTTTTGGACGGCTGGACTCTTTTAAAGTGCACCAGAAGTTGCATAGCGGCGTGAGACCTCACGTGTGCTCAGACTGCGGAAGGACGTTTAATAAAGCCACCAACTTGAAAGAGCACCAGAAgattcattctggagaaagaCCGTACATGTGTTTGCTCTGTGATAAGAGTTACAGCCAGTCAGGATCCCTGAAGGCACACGAGCGGGTTCATACTGGAGAACGACCGCATCGCTGCGctcagtgtgggaagagtttcttCAAATCAAGTCATCTGTTGGCACATACAGAAATACACCGTCCAAAGGCTTCACAGTGA